The genomic DNA ccctttttcctttcttttttttcattcatcatCTTCAGTTTCGTCATTGCTGGATTTGGGATAATAATTGAACCATTTTCTATAAGTAGCATTCATTGTTTCTTCTACAACATAATCTATAGGTCGGACTAGAAGTGGTATAGATAATAAACCAATGATGGTTGGTATCCAATGATTCTTTAAAGCTAagttcgttgtttttttttgagcATATTGTATTACCACACAAACTCTGTTGATAGTAAAACCTGGGATTATGACGGATGCAAACGACTGCCATAGTAAAGTGTCTGCAATGGCTAATACAACATGCTTTACCCTGAACGGTGTCCGATCATtctgtaaataaaaacgatttcgaatgcgtgtacgtattttatttaataataatacgtatttcatttaataataaataatcactTTACCTGAGATACACGATAACCTTTATCTATCACATCACCTAAGACATAACCGGTAGAAATAACATAAGTTAACTGTACGACAGATCTTGGAACCCTGTGCCGAAAGGCCTCTCCCACTTCATTAGCATAacctaatataataatattgaatatataacgaataatatcaattaaatgtAATGAATAATATCAACCTTATTTACTAGGCGCTTTTGTAATCATTAACATTGTAACAGCAGAAGAAAAGTTGAAACgatcaatgaaaattgaaatgacaacgattaaaaatttgatgAATATTACCTAAATATCTTATAGGAGTATCTCGAAAGAGATCGATCCTTTTATCTTCATTAACCATTGTAGAATTAGTATATTTATCAAACTATAATTTTCCGAGATTATTCACATAATCTCTGTTACCTAACCTTTTCAAAGATAATCGTAAAAGACATTAATCCAttctgtaaaatatatgtataataattaaataaatacattaataataatgacatcAGTTTCTACGTgatataacgtaataattattattaatttgtcttTAAAGACAGATACGTAACGAACCAATACCACTTACTTTGACACTATATTTCGTATGAAGTAATTTCGTATAAAGTAGATGTACTAATCAGCGCCATCTTCAACCTTCTGATTGGCCGCTTCTAAATACTGTAGCGCCATCTGCATCCTTCTGATTGGCTGCTTGTTAATACTACAGCACCATCTGTAATCTTTTGTTTGGCTTTCTTGTGATATCATAGCGCCATCTACAACTTTCATCGATTGAACGAAAGATAAGATTAAAGTTAATGTTTAAAATGGTGGTATccttgttataaaaattatttaaatatctaccTCGTTCGCAATAAAGATTACACAATATTCACGCaattaaagattatttatatgaaaaatttgtgaatcatttaaaaagtgttacataaatgatatttcataaatttaaaatctttaatatcaaggagattatataatttatcaaatattattttataaatacatagtagtaaacaaaatataaatttatacttcGCAATGTGCAttcagcaaaaaa from Vespula pensylvanica isolate Volc-1 chromosome 25, ASM1446617v1, whole genome shotgun sequence includes the following:
- the LOC122637262 gene encoding mitochondrial fission process protein 1, which gives rise to MVNEDKRIDLFRDTPIRYLGYANEVGEAFRHRVPRSVVQLTYVISTGYVLGDVIDKGYRVSQNDRTPFRVKHVVLAIADTLLWQSFASVIIPGFTINRVCVVIQYAQKKTTNLALKNHWIPTIIGLLSIPLLVRPIDYVVEETMNATYRKWFNYYPKSSNDETEDDE